In Primulina eburnea isolate SZY01 chromosome 3, ASM2296580v1, whole genome shotgun sequence, one DNA window encodes the following:
- the LOC140825576 gene encoding protein SODIUM POTASSIUM ROOT DEFECTIVE 3-like, translated as MKKMDIFCTSQVSTAICLSMEQQQPWISPSPSSSLLLGRALDRHNPIIGDSRRIPKSLPPCNISQPPVAPRPIKNQVKKNNTKKPPKENDDRAEISNGLTTKGIDEKVSNDHDSGNDNTKAAVLARKSWNCTRPGGFISPPGSTRYLLSDKAVPSADPEPGSKQFPAEIPKSEALKTEDPSSSPEQVVVLRVSLHCKGCEKKMRKHISRMEGVTSFDIDFLAKKVTVVGNVTPLSVLSSISKVKNAQLWSPAIPSSIPQVSLSYSEFKRGYGVAGE; from the exons ATGAAGAAAATGGATATATTCTGCACATCACAAGTTTCGACGGCCATTTGCCTCAGCATGGAACAACAACAACCATGGATATCGCCTTCTCCGTCTTCGTCTCTTCTACTTGGTCGAGCCCTCGACCGACACAATCCCATTATTGGTGACTCAAGAAGAATCCCGAAATCACTCCCTCCTTGCAACATTTCTCAGCCGCCTGTCGCCCCCAGGCCAATCAAGAATCAAGTTAagaaaaataatacaaaaaaaccTCCAAAGGAAAACGACGATCGAGCCGAGATCTCAAATGGTCTCACTACAAAAGGAATTGATGAAAAAGTTTCAAATGATCATGATAGTGGGAATGATAACACTAAAGCTGCTGTTCTTGCGAGGAAGAGCTGGAACTGTACCAGGCCAGGTGGTTTTATCAGCCCTCCCGGTTCTACTAGGTATTTGTTGAGTGATAAGGCTGTTCCTAGTGCTGATCCCGAACCAGGATCTAAGCAGTTTCCAGCTGAAATTCCCAAGTCTGAAGCGCTGAAAACAGAGGACCCATCTTCATCTCCAGAGCAG GTGGTTGTTCTGAGAGTGTCACTGCATTGCAAAGGATGCGagaaaaaaatgagaaaacATATATCTAGAATGGAAG GAGTCACATCTTTCGACATAGATTTTCTAGCAAAGAAGGTGACTGTAGTAGGGAACGTTACACCATTAAGCGTCCTATCCAGCATATCTAAGGTGAAGAATGCCCAACTCTGGTCTCCTGCCATACCATCTTCAATCCCGCAAGTCAGTTTGAGTTACTCAGAATTCAAGAGAGGGTATGGAGTAGCTGGTGAATAA
- the LOC140828059 gene encoding exocyst complex component EXO70H1-like — protein MRKLCSSLEESLSSSSSASISQFPTLSRPIGSSPSRLTFADSVMNRTLGMAEPIIMKWNPETTTVVAVTSLFYENRREAKELIQWVSNLQKAMRLVVMENTNPEKLVRAQNLMQIAMKRLQKEFYQILSMNRAHLDPESVSTRSSRASTSSCTSGYEDDDITVVNQSISEVEDASRVAMADLRLIAECMISCGYGKECLKVYKIIRKSIVDEGIYRLGVEKLNPFQIHKMNWEALEIRIKSWLNALEIAVNTLFDGERTLCDHVFASSDSIRESCFTEVTRGGAMILFGFPENVTKNNRKLPEKVFRILDMFVAISNHLPEIESIFSFDSTENIKSKALASLTALREYVKTALNDFEYAIHKESSKTPAAGAGIHDLTIEAMNYLSLLADYRSILNEIFPESPPPEQNLLPDSYMGLIDPDDPPPPISIKIAWLILAVLCRLDSKSKLFKDVSLSYLFLANNLQYVVVKVRTSNLRHMLGDEWLPLHENKVKQYASSYERLGWSHVIECLPSDPSSLTSCEQIKETFKKFNSTFDEVCSQHSLCIVTDSRLRDDIKESLARKIFFLYRELYDTHGRAMHGDRNSAVVVRFTPDDVRHRLSDLFLFNEELLCHLTHPL, from the coding sequence atgagaaaactgtGCAGTTCCTTGGAAGAATCCCTTTCTTCGTCATCGTCTGCTTCGATTTCTCAGTTTCCCACTCTCTCGCGGCCAATTGGGTCCTCCCCGTCTCGCTTGACTTTCGCAGATTCAGTCATGAACCGGACTTTAGGAATGGCCGAGCCGATTATCATGAAATGGAATCCTGAGACTACCACCGTAGTAGCGGTTACGTCGCTGTTCTATGAGAATCGCCGGGAGGCGAAggagttgatccagtgggtGAGCAATTTGCAGAAGGCAATGCGACTTGTCGTTATGGAGAATACCAACCCAGAAAAACTTGTACGCGCCCAGAATCTGATGCAGATCGCCATGAAAAGGCTGCAGAAGGAGTTTTATCAGATTTTGTCCATGAATCGGGCTCATCTGGATCCTGAATCGGTTTCCACCCGGTCCTCACGGGCTTCGACGAGTTCCTGCACGTCTGGTTACGAAGACGACGATATCACAGTCGTGAACCAGTCGATTTCTGAAGTTGAAGACGCCTCTAGAGTTGCCATGGCGGATTTGAGATTGATTGCAGAGTGCATGATTTCTTGCGGTTATGGAAAGGAGTGTTTGAAAGTATACAAAATTATTCGGAAATCGATCGTTGATGAAGGCATTTACAGGCTCGGAGTGGAAAAGTTGAACCCTTTTCAAATTCATAAGATGAATTGGGAAGCGTTGGAAATACGGATCAAGAGTTGGCTCAATGCTCTGGAAATTGCAGTTAACACTCTCTTCGATGGGGAGAGGACGCTCTGCGATCACGTGTTTGCGAGCTCAGATTCCATCAGAGAGTCGTGCTTCACCGAAGTCACGAGGGGAGGAGCCATGATTTTGTTCGGATTTCCTGAAAACGTGACGAAAAACAACAGGAAATTGCCGGAGAAAGTTTTCCGAATACTCGACATGTTCGTCGCGATATCCAACCACTTGCCGGAGATTGAGTCCATCTTCTCATTCGACTCAACGGAAAACATCAAATCAAAGGCACTGGCATCGCTCACCGCCCTCAGAGAATACGTAAAAACAGCGTTAAATGACTTCGAGTACGCGATCCACAAGGAATCATCCAAAACGCCGGCCGCCGGCGCCGGCATTCACGACCTAACAATCGAGGCCATGAACTATCTATCACTACTCGCTGATTACCGTAGCATCCTGAACGAAATATTCCCAGAATCACCTCCACCGGAACAGAACTTACTACCGGATTCATACATGGGTCTCATTGATCCCGACGACCCGCCGCCTCCGATATCCATCAAAATCGCATGGCTCATCTTGGCCGTCCTCTGCAGACTCGACAGCAAGTCGAAGTTGTTCAAAGACGTATCCCTATCCTATCTATTCTTGGCGAACAACCTCCAATACGTCGTCGTGAAGGTGCGCACATCAAATCTGAGACACATGCTCGGGGATGAATGGCTTCCGCTGCATGAAAACAAAGTCAAGCAGTACGCGTCAAGCTACGAGCGTCTGGGATGGAGCCACGTCATCGAATGCCTGCCGTCGGATCCTTCCTCTCTAACTAGCTGCGAACAAATCAAGGAAACATTCAAGAAATTCAACTCGACGTTTGACGAGGTGTGCAGCCAGCACTCTCTCTGCATAGTGACGGATTCCAGGCTTCGAGACGATATCAAGGAATCACTCGCGAGAAAGATATTTTTCTTATATCGCGAGCTTTACGATACTCACGGGCGTGCCATGCATGGAGATAGGAATTCGGCGGTCGTAGTCAGATTTACCCCTGATGATGTGCGGCATAGGTTGTCCGATCTGTTCTTGTTCAACGAGGAACTTCTTTGTCATTTAACTCATCCGCTGTGA
- the LOC140825572 gene encoding uncharacterized protein, whose amino-acid sequence MEVWVPCNTSTHQNISSNSGYSLDPHNLTRCNARDISMNELKTCFTEFLNIQESQKSMSGFCLSSDRNAIGHVVKKEDGHEDSNNSISSSSASEKLFNEYATFTPPGELEVEELFGGKDIQETDVTAELPEVNSSVKQSLSTPVKLVSVMKGNREKQGIPTKKLSVTWAPDVYDPVPTSVSHLPSYYNQQFRGNGKGHGKNKHKGGSKSLRGSKGKDKKQARKNSGNANKFKPLW is encoded by the exons ATGGAAGTGTGGGTTCCTTGTAATACTTCCACCCATCAGAATATAAGCAGCAATAGTGGATATTCACTGGATCCTCACAATCTAACTCGTTGCAATGCGAGGGACATTTCTATGAATGAACTGAAGACGTGTTTTACTGAATTTCTGAACATTCAAGAGAGCCAAAAATCAATGAGTGGCTTCTGCCTGTCTTCCGATAGAAATGCTATAGGTCATGTTGTGAAGAAGGAAGATGGACATGAAGACTCTAACAACAGTATATCAAGCAGTTCAGCTTCTGAAAAATTATTTAACGAGTATGCCACATTTACACCTCCTGGAGAGCTTGAAGTAGAGGAATTGTTTGGTGGGAAAGATATTCAGGAAACGGATGTTACAGCTGAGCTCCCTGAAGTAAATAGTTCTGTTAAGCAGTCCTTGTCT ACTCCTGTGAAGCTTGTATCTGTAATGAAAGGGAACCGTGAAAAGCAGGGAATACCAACTAAGAAGCTTTCTGTGACATGGGCTCCTGACGTCTATGATCCAGTTCCAACATCAGTTTCACACTTACCTTCTTACTATAATCAACAGTTCCGCGGTAATGGCAAGGGGCATGGAAAGAACAAGCACAAGGGTGGCTCCAAATCTTTGCGAGGAAGCAAGGGAAAAGACAAGAAGCAAGCTCGAAAAAACAGTGGAAACGCCAACAAGTTCAAGCCTTTGTGGTGA
- the LOC140828057 gene encoding uncharacterized protein isoform X2, with protein MRVFSSAPILKSHDMFTLETTDGICVLIKGFINKARTLENGFPSDVFNHFVFGFPPYWKEHAEKCMGEQSCVDSNERGIESQHEMDAERNSSKTKSSTITLPKKCDGEFGSSEDNTSVFSIALVNLERTFSSGNCVNGDHMTADRSVNCSIKNASTPSRFGGHANISPDIGILSACHLTNENRRTKGRTSPGSCCKVQMKHKTTQILNPISGGYRTRSKSVLMSACEKEKLESVNFEPRGRKNLYCGGIGFKEPIEISETPNQAKDGRIAQTKGSMDQAIHKGTTSQDRHGAGDNEEHAVANESSISEKDGMSKMKTKRKLAYETPGSKMEGVLSGSSKSLNLSRSRSGRLLMPTLKFWCNERALYDAEGNITGIEDEVVPKHPIKGKDGKRQRRKRHLT; from the exons ATGAGAGTTTTTTCCTCCGCCCCTATTCTTAAGAGCCATGATATGTTTACTTTGGAGACCACTGATGGGATATGTGTCCTAATCAAAGGCTTCATAAACAAAGCCCGCACATTGGAAAATGGTTTCCCTTCTGAT GTATTTAACCATTTTGTTTTTGGCTTTCCTCCTTACTGGAAGGAGCATGCTGAAAAGTGTATGG GTGAACAATCATGCGTAGACAGCAATGAAAGGGGTATTGAATCACAACACGAAATGGATGCCGAGCGAAATAGCAGTAAAACTAAATCTTCAACCATTACATTGCCCAAAAAGTGTGACGGTGAATTTGGATCATCTGAGGACAATACATCTGTCTTCTCCATCGCACTAGTGAATTTGGAAAGGACATTTTCTTCTGGAAACTGTGTTAATGGAGATCACATGACAGCAGATAGGTCTGTAAATTGTTCCATTAAGAATGCATCAACACCCTCACGGTTTGGGGGGCATGCCAACATTTCTCCGGATATTGGAATACTCTCCGCTTGCCATTTAACTAATGAAAATAGACGAACTAAGGGTAGGACATCTCCTGGGTCATGTTGCAAAGTGCAAATGAAACACAAAACCACTCAGATATTAAATCCGATATCAGGGGGGTATAGAACTAGATCAAAATCTGTTTTAATGTCAGCCTGTGAAAAGGAAAAATTAGAATCAGTTAATTTTGAGCCCAGGGGAAGAAAAAACTTGTATTGTGGGGGCATTGGATTTAAAGAGCCTATAGAAATATCAGAAACTCCAAACCAGGCCAAGGACGGGAGAATAGCTCAAACTAAAGGCAGCATGGATCAAGCAATACATAAAGGAACAACGTCCCAGGATCGGCATGGTGCTGGAGATAATGAGGAGCATGCTGTTGCAAACGAGAGTAGCATATCTGAGAAAGATGGCATGTCGAAGATGAAGACTAAAAGAAAGTTGGCATAT GAAACTCCTGGAAGCAAAATGGAGGGAGTTCTCAGTGGCTCATCAAAATCTTTGAATTTGAGTCGATCAAGATCAG GGAGATTGCTGATGCCTACCTTGAAATTTTGGTGCAACGAGAGGGCACTTTACGATGCG GAAGGCAACATTACTGGAATCGAGGACGAAGTAGTTCCAAAACATCCTATAAAGG GAAAAGATGGTAAACGCCAGAGAAGGAAGAGGCACCTCACCTAG
- the LOC140825573 gene encoding uncharacterized protein, with protein MNGSNPSATPNFDNLLIQSLMGRLNTRAPPLHAPPFSADKSLEDLFSDMLLNLSDSESDSDNTDNPSSSSKTQLAREEAKLEKEIIRTVLSGEIEKLNPNSGQAVTMGGHHICVGFHEESGSDYRVWEWHGHIMLFDEDNGYTPEYIYGNYFEKVVAGKMKVKKNKASDGVDKREKEVEEKAVNMGLKELIDSVELGSSRILHRNLNASSGSPRF; from the exons ATGAATGGCAGCAATCCCTCTGCAACCCCCAATTTCGACAACCTCCTCATCCAATCCCTAATGGGTCGCCTCAATACTCGTGCTCCTCCCCTCCACGCGCCGCCTTTCTCGGCCGATAAATCTCTCGAAGACCTCTTCTCCGACATGCTACTCAACCTTTCGGACTCTGAATCGGACTCCGATAACACCGATAATCCATCATCGTCCTCGAAAACCCAGCTCGCTAGAGAGGAAGCTAAGCTCGAGAAGGAAATCATTCGCACCGTTCTTAGTGGTGAGATCGAAAAGTTGAACCCCAATTCTGGTCAGGCTGTGACAATGGGTGGGCATCATATTTGCGTGGGTTTCCATGAGGAATCTGGGTCGGATTACAGAGTTTGGGAGTGGCACGGGCATATTATGTTGTTTGACGAGGATAATGGGTACACGCCTGAGTATATTTATGGTAATTATTTTGAAAAGGTTGTTGCAGGgaagatgaaagtgaagaagaATAAAGCAAGTGACGGCGTTGATAAGCGTGAAAAGGAGGTGGAGGAGAAGGCGGTGAATATGGGATTGAAGGAGCTGATTGACTCGGTAGAATTGGGCTCCAGTCGGATTCTGCATCGAAATTTGAATGCCAGCTCCGGATCACCAAG GTTCTAG
- the LOC140828058 gene encoding histone H4 yields the protein MSGRGKGGKGLGKGGAKRHRKVLRDNIQGITKPAIRRLARRGGVKRISGLIYEETRGVLKIFLENVIRDAVTYTEHARRKTVTAMDVVYALKRQGRTLYGFGG from the coding sequence ATGTCTGGACGTGGCAAGGGTGGCAAGGGTTTGGGAAAGGGCGGAGCAAAGCGTCATCGGAAGGTGCTACGCGACAACATCCAGGGCATCACAAAGCCCGCCATACGCCGCTTGGCACGTAGGGGCGGTGTCAAGCGCATCAGTGGTCTTATCTACGAAGAGACTCGTGGTGTGTTGAAGATTTTCCTGGAAAACGTCATCCGTGATGCTGTTACTTACACGGAGCATGCTCGCCGTAAAACTGTCACCGCCATGGATGTGGTGTACGCGCTCAAGAGACAAGGCCGCACACTCTATGGATTCGGCGGTTAG
- the LOC140825575 gene encoding protein SLOW GREEN 1, chloroplastic-like: MATLNLTAAKATRRNQPHITSTYLRPSSFTVPCYSLSFGTPPPPLPRLFHAPIKAAFQHSKCTKPDNPEPFLNFQTTPRKTPGIPLNSILAPLKATLIATVTAAALFISQFHFVLKPAISAPVFPPSTVESSTKDAVADEERERSIEEHLISNPYDIDGLKELMEIKIKSKKIPEAVEILDKLIDLDPDEKEWPMLKAHLYAYNGDTESAKNGFTELLKKDPFSVEAYHGLVTVASQDDSSEGLETIEKKVEDAMNLCKKENKKTDMRDFKLLLAQIRVLEGRYEIALKTYQELVKEEPRDFRPYLCQGIIYTLLRKNSEAEKSFEKYRRLVPKGHPYASYFDDNMIATKVFAQKLENERATAKS; the protein is encoded by the coding sequence ATGGCCACTCTGAATCTCACTGCCGCTAAAGCCACCCGCCGTAACCAACCGCACATCACCTCCACTTATCTACGCCCTTCATCTTTCACCGTGCCTTGCTACTCCCTCTCCTTCGGAACCCCCCCTCCTCCTCTTCCTCGCTTATTTCACGCCCCTATCAAAGCCGCTTTCCAACACTCGAAATGTACAAAACCCGATAACCCTGAGCCCTTCTTGAACTTTCAAACTACCCCTCGGAAAACCCCCGGGATTCCGTTAAATTCAATTTTGGCCCCACTCAAAGCCACTCTCATCGCTACAGTCACTGCCGCAGCTCTCTTCatttcccaattccatttcgtaTTGAAACCCGCAATTTCTGCTCCGGTTTTCCCCCCTTCCACCGTCGAATCCTCGACGAAAGATGCAGTTGCTGATGAAGAAAGAGAGAGATCAATTGAAGAACATTTGATCTCAAACCCGTATGATATTGATGGTCTCAAAGAATTGATGGAAATCAAGATAAAGAGCAAAAAGATCCCCGAGGCTGTTGAAATTCTTGATAAGTTAATCGATCTTGATCCCGACGAGAAAGAATGGCCAATGTTGAAAGCCCATTTGTATGCATATAATGGGGACACAGAATCGGCGAAAAATGGGTTCACTGAGCTTCTGAAGAAGGATCCTTTTAGCGTGGAAGCGTATCATGGTCTAGTAACTGTGGCCTCGCAGGACGATTCGAGTGAAGGGTTGGAAACCATTGAAAAAAAGGTCGAGGACGCAATGAATCTGTGTAAAAAGGAGAATAAAAAGACTGACATGAGAGACTTTAAGCTTTTGCTTGCACAAATTCGAGTTCTTGAGGGGCGATATGAAATCGCATTGAAAACTTATCAAGAATTGGTAAAGGAGGAGCCTAGGGATTTTAGGCCTTATTTGTGTCAGGGCATAATCTATACTCTTCTGAGGAAGAACAGTGAAGCAGAGAAGAGCTTCGAGAAGTATCGGAGATTGGTTCCAAAAGGTCACCCGTATGCAAGTTATTTCGATGATAATATGATTGCCACCAAAGTTTTTGCCCAGAAGTTGGAGAATGAAAGAGCTACGGCTAAGAGTTGA
- the LOC140825577 gene encoding probable pectate lyase 4, whose translation MGNRHGRFSNHRHRQNPNPTIPPYQFGPTSQFGNLAPKHSTPITANSNMGFCLPYGHVDSSLRALAGQAEGFGRFAVGGLNGAVYRVITLADDGPGSLRDGCRKKEPLWIIFEVSGTIKLSSYLNVSSYKTVDGRGQSVKLTGKGLRLKECEHVIICNLLFEGGRGHDVDGIQIKPNSKHIWIDRCSLKDYDDGLIDITRESTDITISRCHFANHDKTMLIGADPSHVNDRCIRVTIHHCFFDGTRQRHPRVRFGKVHLYNNYTRNWGIYAVCSSVESQIYSQCNIYEAGQKKVAFKYYTEKAADKVQECTGCIKSEGDFFVPGTQPGLVPLPSERSVFHPSEFYETWTVEAPTADLKHFLQHSSGWRNVPRPADLASS comes from the exons ATGGGAAATCGCCATGGCCGTTTCTCGAATCACAGGCACCGACAAAACCCAAACCCTACGATTCCCCCTTATCAATTTGGCCCCACGTCGCAATTTGGAAATTTAGCTCCAAAACACTCGACTCCGATCACTGCGAATTCAAACATGGGTTTTTGTTTACCGTACGGCCACGTGGACTCCAGCTTGCGGGCTCTTGCTGGCCAAGCTGAGGGCTTTGGCCGATTCGCCGTCGGTGGTCTGAACGGCGCTGTTTATCGTGTCATCACTCTCGCAG ATGATGGGCCGGGTTCCCTTCGCGATGGATGTCGTAAAAAAGAGCCTTTGTGGATCATATTTGAAGTTTCAGGCACCATCAAGCTCTCATCTTATTtaaatgtgtcatcttataAGACCGTCGATGGGCGTGGTCAAAGCGTTAAACTGACTGGGAAAGGTTTGCGGTTAAAGGAGTGTGAACATGTGATTATTTGCAACCTTTTATTCGAAGGAGGAAGGGGACATGATGTAGATGGAATTCAAATTAAACCCAATTCAAAGCATATTTGGATAGATCGTTGCAgcctcaaggattacgatgatGGGCTGATAGATATTACCCGAGAGAGCACCGATATTACCATTTCTCG ATGCCATTTTGCGAATCATGATAAGACCATGCTCATTGGTGCGGATCCTTCTCATGTTAACGATAGATGTATTCGGGTCACAATTCACCATTGTTTCTTTGATGGGACTCGACAGCGGCATCCTCGTGTTAGATTTGGGAAAGTACATCTGTACAATAACTATACTAGAAATTGGGGAATATATGCTGTTTGCTCCAGTGTTGAATCACAg ATATACTCTCAGTGCAACATATATGAAGCTGGACAAAAGAAGGTGGCCTTTAAATATTACACTGAAAAG GCAGCTGACAAGGTACAGGAATGTACAGGCTGCATAAAATCGGAAGGTGATTTTTTTGTTCCCGGTACTCAACCAGGCTTGGTGCCTCTCCCAAGTGAGAGGAGCGTATTCCATCCTAGCGAATTTTACGAGACATGGACCGTAGAAGCTCCTACTGCTGATCTGAAACATTTTCTCCAACACTCTTCAGGATGGCGAAATGTCCCCCGACCTGCCGACTTGGCGTCTTCATAA
- the LOC140828057 gene encoding uncharacterized protein isoform X1: MFPRFGLNLLQKNLNRRPNMASSTPDSPVSDANKNCNSSPKSHFLKTVCLSDWWLVKAESDSQGGGLSVSGFTSREQRAMRVFSSAPILKSHDMFTLETTDGICVLIKGFINKARTLENGFPSDVFNHFVFGFPPYWKEHAEKCMGEQSCVDSNERGIESQHEMDAERNSSKTKSSTITLPKKCDGEFGSSEDNTSVFSIALVNLERTFSSGNCVNGDHMTADRSVNCSIKNASTPSRFGGHANISPDIGILSACHLTNENRRTKGRTSPGSCCKVQMKHKTTQILNPISGGYRTRSKSVLMSACEKEKLESVNFEPRGRKNLYCGGIGFKEPIEISETPNQAKDGRIAQTKGSMDQAIHKGTTSQDRHGAGDNEEHAVANESSISEKDGMSKMKTKRKLAYETPGSKMEGVLSGSSKSLNLSRSRSGRLLMPTLKFWCNERALYDAEGNITGIEDEVVPKHPIKGKDGKRQRRKRHLT; this comes from the exons ATGTTCCCGCGCTTTGGTCTCAACCTCCTTCAGAAAAACCTAAATCGGAGACCAAACATGGCTTcttcaactcccgatagtccTGTCAGCGACGCAAACAAAAACTGCAACAGCAGTCCTAAATCTCACTTTCTGAAAACG GTATGCTTGTCGGATTGGTGGTTGGTGAAGGCGGAAAGCGACTCTCAAGGTGGAGGTCTCTCTGTTTCCGGGTTTACTTCTCGAGA GCAACGAGCTATGAGAGTTTTTTCCTCCGCCCCTATTCTTAAGAGCCATGATATGTTTACTTTGGAGACCACTGATGGGATATGTGTCCTAATCAAAGGCTTCATAAACAAAGCCCGCACATTGGAAAATGGTTTCCCTTCTGAT GTATTTAACCATTTTGTTTTTGGCTTTCCTCCTTACTGGAAGGAGCATGCTGAAAAGTGTATGG GTGAACAATCATGCGTAGACAGCAATGAAAGGGGTATTGAATCACAACACGAAATGGATGCCGAGCGAAATAGCAGTAAAACTAAATCTTCAACCATTACATTGCCCAAAAAGTGTGACGGTGAATTTGGATCATCTGAGGACAATACATCTGTCTTCTCCATCGCACTAGTGAATTTGGAAAGGACATTTTCTTCTGGAAACTGTGTTAATGGAGATCACATGACAGCAGATAGGTCTGTAAATTGTTCCATTAAGAATGCATCAACACCCTCACGGTTTGGGGGGCATGCCAACATTTCTCCGGATATTGGAATACTCTCCGCTTGCCATTTAACTAATGAAAATAGACGAACTAAGGGTAGGACATCTCCTGGGTCATGTTGCAAAGTGCAAATGAAACACAAAACCACTCAGATATTAAATCCGATATCAGGGGGGTATAGAACTAGATCAAAATCTGTTTTAATGTCAGCCTGTGAAAAGGAAAAATTAGAATCAGTTAATTTTGAGCCCAGGGGAAGAAAAAACTTGTATTGTGGGGGCATTGGATTTAAAGAGCCTATAGAAATATCAGAAACTCCAAACCAGGCCAAGGACGGGAGAATAGCTCAAACTAAAGGCAGCATGGATCAAGCAATACATAAAGGAACAACGTCCCAGGATCGGCATGGTGCTGGAGATAATGAGGAGCATGCTGTTGCAAACGAGAGTAGCATATCTGAGAAAGATGGCATGTCGAAGATGAAGACTAAAAGAAAGTTGGCATAT GAAACTCCTGGAAGCAAAATGGAGGGAGTTCTCAGTGGCTCATCAAAATCTTTGAATTTGAGTCGATCAAGATCAG GGAGATTGCTGATGCCTACCTTGAAATTTTGGTGCAACGAGAGGGCACTTTACGATGCG GAAGGCAACATTACTGGAATCGAGGACGAAGTAGTTCCAAAACATCCTATAAAGG GAAAAGATGGTAAACGCCAGAGAAGGAAGAGGCACCTCACCTAG